From one Candidatus Eremiobacteraceae bacterium genomic stretch:
- a CDS encoding glycosyltransferase family 1 protein, with protein sequence MAGPPASRTPLLQLGVDAVNLLHDKRGIGRYARALLRRWATRATGRVRLTLLVPHRFPGLVRTRLCRQVGADVAVERRTRSGQLGLDAVWYPWNGMTWVAPVRAIATVHDVWPFESPSPDDRRRRNEQEPFQTTARTAECILADSNFTKREIVRHLGADEAKIRVVHLGTDFPPAFADAEPARFDGARQYVLFVGEVEGRKNVATLATALGMLPSRLRSDTALVVAGRAKHLPGRDAAGEVVVRMEGEVSDARLAALYRGAAALVFPSMYEGFGLPVLEAMAYGTPVIASDAASVPEAGGDAALYFSPADAGALADRLVDVLTDETLAADLRARGLVRAAAMSWDACAESTLKVIEDACRV encoded by the coding sequence TTGGCCGGCCCGCCGGCTAGCCGGACTCCGTTGCTCCAGCTCGGCGTCGATGCGGTCAACTTGCTGCACGACAAACGCGGCATCGGCCGCTACGCGCGCGCGCTTTTGCGCCGCTGGGCCACGCGCGCAACAGGTCGAGTCCGCCTGACGTTGCTCGTACCCCACCGCTTTCCCGGTTTGGTGCGAACGAGATTGTGCCGGCAAGTTGGCGCGGACGTGGCTGTTGAGCGCAGGACCCGATCGGGGCAGCTCGGCCTGGATGCGGTCTGGTATCCGTGGAACGGCATGACCTGGGTCGCGCCGGTGAGAGCGATCGCCACCGTGCACGATGTCTGGCCATTCGAGTCGCCGTCGCCCGACGATCGGCGCCGGCGCAACGAACAGGAGCCGTTTCAGACGACCGCTCGCACGGCGGAATGCATTCTCGCGGATTCCAACTTCACAAAGCGCGAGATCGTGCGCCACTTGGGCGCGGACGAAGCTAAGATCCGGGTCGTGCATTTGGGCACGGACTTTCCGCCGGCATTCGCGGACGCTGAACCCGCCCGATTTGACGGCGCGCGACAATACGTGCTCTTCGTCGGCGAAGTCGAGGGCCGCAAGAACGTAGCCACGTTGGCAACGGCGCTGGGCATGTTGCCGTCACGCCTTCGGAGCGACACCGCGCTCGTGGTAGCCGGGCGTGCGAAACATCTCCCCGGACGGGATGCGGCCGGCGAAGTTGTCGTGCGCATGGAAGGAGAGGTCAGCGATGCCCGGTTGGCGGCGCTCTATCGCGGTGCGGCGGCGCTTGTTTTTCCCTCGATGTATGAGGGTTTTGGTTTGCCGGTGCTCGAGGCCATGGCGTACGGCACACCCGTGATCGCATCCGATGCGGCGAGCGTGCCTGAAGCCGGCGGTGATGCCGCACTTTATTTTTCGCCGGCCGACGCCGGTGCGCTGGCCGATCGGCTTGTCGACGTGTTGACCGACGAAACGCTGGCGGCCGATCTGCGCGCTCGAGGTCTAGTCCGCGCGGCGGCGATGAGCTGGGATGCGTGTGCTGAATCCACACTCAAGGTCATCGAAGACGCATGCAGAGTATGA